Proteins found in one Corynebacterium canis genomic segment:
- a CDS encoding thymidine phosphorylase, which produces MAEKFDAVDVIRTKRDHHRLSAEQIAWVIDAYTRGVVADEQMAALNMAIFLNGMDHDEINAWTAAMIETGERMHFGALNRPVVDKHSTGGVGDKITLPLAPLVAVFDVAVPQLSGRGLGHTGGTLDKLESIPGWQASVSKERMMEILADPGCIICAAGPGLAPADKKIYALRDITATVESIPLIASSIMSKKIAEGTDSLVLDVKVGSGAFMKNIDTARELASTMVQLGKDAGVTTVALLTDMEHPLGRAVGNALEVQESVDILAGGGPDDVRELTIALAREMLTLAGKPDVDIAAALDDGRAMDVWKRMITAQNGDPDAPLPQAKHTHEITADRDGYLSTLDALAVGVASWRLGAGRARKEDPVQAGAGITLHAGFGERVRRGQPLFTLHTDTPDRFERALEALTPGFAITDSAPSMPESVILERID; this is translated from the coding sequence ATGGCCGAGAAATTTGACGCCGTAGACGTCATTCGCACCAAACGTGACCACCACCGCCTGAGCGCGGAACAAATCGCATGGGTGATCGATGCCTACACGCGCGGCGTCGTTGCAGACGAACAAATGGCCGCCCTAAACATGGCGATCTTCCTCAACGGCATGGACCACGATGAGATCAATGCTTGGACCGCCGCCATGATTGAAACAGGCGAGCGAATGCACTTCGGCGCGCTCAACCGCCCCGTCGTCGACAAACATTCCACCGGCGGCGTCGGCGACAAAATCACCCTCCCGCTCGCACCGCTTGTCGCGGTTTTCGACGTCGCGGTTCCGCAACTGTCCGGGCGCGGGCTCGGCCACACCGGCGGCACCCTGGACAAACTCGAATCTATTCCCGGTTGGCAAGCGAGCGTATCCAAGGAACGCATGATGGAGATCCTGGCAGACCCCGGCTGCATTATCTGCGCCGCCGGACCGGGACTCGCACCCGCCGACAAAAAGATCTATGCGCTGCGCGATATCACCGCTACTGTCGAAAGCATTCCACTGATCGCCAGTTCGATTATGAGCAAGAAGATCGCGGAAGGCACCGACTCACTGGTGCTCGATGTCAAGGTCGGCTCTGGGGCGTTTATGAAGAACATCGACACCGCCCGCGAGCTCGCCAGCACAATGGTCCAATTGGGTAAAGACGCCGGCGTAACCACCGTGGCGCTGTTGACCGACATGGAGCATCCGCTTGGCCGCGCCGTCGGAAATGCCCTTGAGGTGCAGGAATCGGTGGACATTTTGGCTGGCGGAGGCCCCGACGACGTGCGCGAGCTCACCATCGCGTTGGCGCGGGAAATGCTGACGCTGGCTGGGAAACCCGATGTTGATATCGCTGCGGCACTCGATGACGGCCGCGCCATGGATGTGTGGAAGCGCATGATTACCGCACAAAATGGCGATCCCGATGCGCCTCTTCCGCAAGCCAAACATACGCACGAAATCACCGCCGATCGCGACGGCTACCTCAGCACCCTGGATGCCCTCGCGGTAGGTGTGGCCAGCTGGCGGCTTGGGGCTGGGCGGGCCCGTAAAGAGGACCCCGTGCAGGCTGGCGCCGGTATCACCCTGCACGCCGGATTCGGCGAGCGTGTGCGGCGTGGCCAACCGTTGTTCACCCTGCATACGGATACCCCCGATCGCTTCGAGCGCGCCCTCGAAGCGCTCACGCCAGGGTTTGCCATCACCGATTCCGCGCCCTCGATGCCAGAATCTGTCATCCTTGAGCGCATCGACTAA
- a CDS encoding phospho-sugar mutase: protein MNTLQRARFWRDHDPDPNTRSIITQLIDAAINGDATAETELASRFSGPLTFGTAGLRGEVGAGESRMNRAVVIRATAGLVSWLQTKVQTPVVVVGCDARHGSAEFQRDVAEVVSGAGGKALLLPAQLPTPVTAFAVRAFGADAGAMVTASHNPPADNGYKVYLGGRIALGAGNGVQIVAPADAEITAHITAMPPADEIPRSADNIEHVDVIEDYLKRAATRGTPKPLRIVLTPMHGVGGCVAVKALAAAGFDDVHLVSEQALPDPDFPTVSFPNPEEPGALDLAFALATELNADLILALDPDADRCAAAIPTATGWRQLSGDETGALLGEYLAKRADGKGTMANSIVSGRLLARIAAAHGLHHETTLTGFKWIARTPELIFGYEEAIGYCTDPEFVRDKDGITACITMASLVAELKAQGRTVEDALADLARQHGLHATAPLTFRVSDLQQIADGMAKLRANPPAALAGSEVVEFADLADGYQSLPGTDGVLIRTAADDRVIVRPSGTEPKLKCYLEVVLPVADEVPTAAAQERLASLKQEIAAAVGMAMP, encoded by the coding sequence ATGAACACCCTGCAACGCGCCAGGTTTTGGCGTGACCACGACCCCGATCCAAACACCCGTTCCATTATCACGCAGCTTATCGACGCCGCGATCAACGGCGACGCAACCGCCGAAACCGAGCTCGCCTCCCGCTTCTCCGGACCACTCACATTTGGGACCGCAGGCCTGCGCGGCGAGGTAGGTGCTGGGGAAAGCCGCATGAACCGCGCCGTCGTAATCCGAGCAACGGCGGGATTGGTGTCGTGGCTTCAAACAAAGGTTCAAACCCCGGTTGTGGTCGTCGGCTGCGACGCCCGCCACGGCTCCGCCGAATTCCAGCGCGACGTCGCAGAAGTCGTCTCCGGAGCCGGCGGAAAGGCGCTCCTCCTACCCGCGCAACTACCCACCCCAGTCACCGCCTTCGCCGTACGTGCGTTCGGAGCGGATGCCGGCGCAATGGTCACCGCCTCACACAACCCGCCAGCCGACAATGGTTACAAGGTATATCTCGGCGGCCGCATCGCTCTCGGTGCAGGTAACGGGGTACAAATCGTCGCACCGGCGGATGCGGAAATCACGGCGCATATCACCGCCATGCCGCCCGCAGACGAGATACCGCGCTCCGCCGACAATATCGAACACGTCGACGTTATTGAGGATTACCTGAAACGTGCCGCAACGCGCGGTACCCCCAAGCCATTGCGCATCGTGCTGACCCCAATGCACGGCGTCGGCGGTTGCGTCGCGGTGAAAGCACTCGCCGCCGCAGGATTCGACGATGTCCACTTGGTATCCGAACAAGCGCTCCCCGACCCGGACTTCCCCACGGTTTCCTTCCCTAACCCGGAAGAACCCGGCGCTCTCGACCTTGCGTTCGCATTGGCCACCGAGTTAAACGCAGATCTTATCCTCGCACTGGATCCCGACGCCGACCGTTGCGCGGCAGCAATCCCAACCGCCACAGGCTGGCGCCAACTTTCCGGAGATGAAACCGGCGCCTTGCTGGGCGAATACCTAGCAAAACGCGCAGACGGCAAAGGAACGATGGCCAACTCTATCGTTTCTGGCCGCCTGCTCGCCCGCATCGCGGCGGCGCACGGGCTGCATCACGAAACCACGCTCACGGGGTTTAAGTGGATCGCCCGCACGCCCGAACTCATATTTGGTTACGAGGAAGCGATTGGGTATTGCACCGACCCCGAGTTCGTCCGCGATAAAGACGGCATCACCGCGTGCATTACCATGGCCAGCCTCGTTGCCGAGCTCAAAGCACAGGGCCGGACGGTCGAAGACGCGCTGGCAGACCTCGCGCGGCAACACGGCCTGCACGCCACGGCACCGTTGACCTTCCGGGTATCCGACCTGCAACAAATCGCCGACGGCATGGCGAAACTACGTGCGAATCCGCCGGCGGCGCTCGCGGGCTCGGAAGTGGTGGAGTTCGCCGACCTTGCGGACGGCTACCAAAGCTTACCCGGCACGGACGGGGTGCTTATCCGCACCGCCGCCGACGACCGCGTAATCGTCCGCCCATCCGGCACGGAACCCAAACTCAAGTGCTATTTAGAGGTAGTGCTCCCCGTCGCGGACGAAGTGCCCACTGCGGCGGCTCAAGAACGCCTTGCTTCCCTGAAGCAAGAGATCGCCGCAGCTGTGGGCATGGCGATGCCCTAA
- a CDS encoding HNH endonuclease signature motif containing protein, whose product MRQAENVVLDAASSPRFLPEICAEGAAQLEAMRLVARMLLDVTAGVDMSTEDLHTLSGELAAKLGHAHSMREVERAISWCARLHTELPTFRTLFKTRGLVSWRHMISMERVFERLEEPLTPQQCGTIDAALVEKFTATVPGQDIPSPAEVSHWLEEIVREMLLPTETADTKPNTVALSSGANGGNALLTAELSDMDAKVVFDTIEVFAKQHEVSKSEALVTLVCNRPEGTDVVSKLVLVGFGSPRPEETVDATWLYNTGPVTAAQRAKLGSVRKVYYDAHQVAKQCRREHEPSFELRATIWLRDLTCRYPGCNVPAHKCDIDHVINHAAGGWTTASNLQSLCRKHHNAKTDRRVRATMNSKGHVTWHRANGAFIGTTLPKGPLAGLEGLIGGITTRHSGKTSKDDNTNPPIRNGLGRWGYTLEQKRRRIRRFIKLRAQGADPPQADTCLPHPAGRG is encoded by the coding sequence ATGAGGCAAGCTGAAAACGTTGTGCTGGACGCGGCGTCGTCACCCCGCTTTTTGCCGGAAATCTGCGCAGAAGGCGCTGCGCAACTCGAGGCCATGCGGCTCGTTGCTCGGATGCTGCTGGATGTCACCGCTGGCGTGGATATGTCCACGGAGGATCTGCATACGCTCAGCGGGGAACTTGCGGCGAAGCTGGGGCACGCGCATTCGATGCGCGAGGTGGAACGCGCGATCAGTTGGTGTGCCCGCCTGCACACCGAGCTTCCCACGTTTCGCACACTGTTTAAAACGCGGGGGCTGGTGTCATGGCGGCACATGATAAGCATGGAACGTGTTTTTGAACGCCTAGAAGAACCGCTCACCCCGCAACAATGCGGCACAATCGACGCTGCGCTGGTGGAAAAGTTCACCGCTACCGTCCCCGGACAAGATATACCCAGCCCCGCCGAAGTATCACACTGGCTCGAGGAAATTGTGCGCGAGATGCTGCTTCCAACGGAGACGGCGGACACGAAACCAAACACAGTTGCGCTGTCTTCGGGCGCCAATGGCGGTAACGCATTGCTGACCGCAGAATTATCAGACATGGACGCCAAGGTGGTCTTTGACACGATTGAGGTGTTTGCCAAACAGCACGAGGTAAGCAAATCGGAAGCGTTGGTAACCTTGGTATGCAACCGGCCCGAGGGCACCGATGTGGTGAGCAAGCTCGTGCTTGTGGGGTTCGGTTCGCCGCGCCCAGAGGAAACCGTGGATGCCACATGGCTGTATAACACCGGACCCGTCACCGCCGCTCAGCGCGCCAAATTGGGCTCCGTGCGGAAGGTGTATTACGACGCTCACCAGGTGGCTAAGCAATGCCGGCGCGAACACGAACCTAGTTTCGAGCTGCGGGCGACCATTTGGCTACGGGACCTTACATGCCGCTATCCCGGCTGCAACGTACCCGCACACAAGTGCGACATCGACCACGTGATCAACCACGCCGCCGGCGGGTGGACCACCGCCTCGAACCTGCAAAGCTTGTGCCGGAAGCATCATAACGCGAAAACCGACCGGCGAGTCCGGGCAACAATGAACTCCAAAGGGCACGTCACCTGGCATCGCGCCAACGGCGCCTTCATCGGGACAACCCTGCCCAAAGGTCCCCTGGCGGGGCTTGAGGGATTGATCGGCGGCATCACCACGCGGCATTCCGGGAAAACCTCAAAGGACGACAACACCAATCCGCCGATCCGCAACGGGCTCG
- a CDS encoding RloB family protein, which translates to MNKRQLRPKARKNNTRDYRRLVLIVTEGKTEKLYFTNPLLLGDAAHSGLNVKVDCRQTSRGTEPKHVLASMVEVVEEYKRRGLLRSGDPAWLVIDDDGRDDQAFAELAYWALSRDDRNIAYSKPQFEYWILLHYCDGHNVATQKECLEQLKRHDPKYEKTRNQSLRFDESVMRLAIQRAQNRTAGIGEDFKGLRAAGFAVTSVRLLVGFLLGLSLR; encoded by the coding sequence ATGAATAAACGTCAACTGCGGCCAAAAGCAAGGAAAAATAATACGCGTGATTATCGGCGACTTGTGCTTATTGTTACTGAAGGCAAGACGGAAAAACTCTACTTCACTAACCCACTGCTGCTGGGGGATGCCGCACATTCTGGGCTGAATGTAAAAGTAGATTGCCGTCAGACATCGCGGGGAACTGAGCCGAAACATGTTTTGGCGTCGATGGTTGAAGTCGTTGAAGAGTATAAACGACGAGGCTTGTTGCGATCGGGTGATCCCGCGTGGTTGGTTATTGATGACGATGGGCGAGATGATCAGGCTTTCGCGGAGCTTGCGTACTGGGCGTTGAGCCGTGATGACCGCAACATTGCATACAGTAAGCCTCAATTCGAGTATTGGATTCTGCTTCATTATTGCGATGGGCACAACGTGGCGACACAAAAGGAGTGCTTGGAACAGCTTAAAAGGCATGATCCGAAGTACGAAAAGACCAGGAACCAGAGTTTACGATTCGACGAATCGGTAATGCGGTTGGCAATTCAAAGAGCTCAGAACCGCACTGCGGGTATTGGTGAGGACTTTAAAGGATTAAGGGCCGCGGGTTTTGCGGTGACTTCGGTACGCCTGCTTGTGGGATTTTTGCTGGGCCTGTCACTTAGGTGA
- a CDS encoding AAA family ATPase translates to MRSSREQRFRHRVPRFESRYRISVNPIAAIYGANASGKSNLLDALWQLRSIVVGGMSVARVANCAFKLSAMARQEPTTFKVIFMHHGQMYTYFLAVRKGRVIEEYLYLIRAENELMIFDRSEAEVQLGLLSDNVLLAELVKNVKPAQAFASMVAQMFAGNSEFTDYLAPFAFLDRIVWASPVSDDVFMLGAYKINTIGQALSALSIGVVRLNFTPLNVEESPFSEQEIEERFPEFMDFGREVYVVRNGRLFVLAVDAEAEVSIHHVGFVHQGEDGGEVVLEWRDQSEGTKRIIAILPWLWLAANHPEPPILLIDELDQSLHTQVVQQIIQGYLDSCTKDTRAQLIFTAHDLLLMDLDYFRRDEIWIVEKDLQGESRLIGLNEYRGLRNDKDIRKSYLQGRFGGVPHISGFQLAEQFSALGGE, encoded by the coding sequence ATGCGCTCAAGCCGTGAGCAGAGGTTTCGTCATCGTGTGCCGCGATTTGAAAGCAGGTATCGAATATCTGTTAATCCTATTGCCGCGATCTATGGGGCCAATGCTTCCGGCAAAAGTAATCTTTTGGATGCATTGTGGCAGTTACGTTCAATAGTTGTTGGTGGAATGAGCGTCGCACGTGTAGCGAACTGTGCCTTTAAATTGTCGGCAATGGCTAGGCAAGAACCGACTACTTTCAAGGTAATTTTCATGCATCACGGGCAGATGTATACCTATTTCTTAGCTGTGCGCAAGGGGCGAGTTATCGAGGAATACTTGTATTTGATACGTGCAGAAAATGAATTAATGATTTTTGATCGAAGCGAAGCGGAGGTGCAGCTTGGATTGCTATCCGACAACGTATTGCTGGCGGAGTTGGTAAAGAACGTCAAGCCTGCACAAGCGTTTGCCTCGATGGTAGCGCAAATGTTTGCGGGGAATTCGGAGTTTACGGATTACTTGGCACCATTTGCGTTTCTTGATCGCATTGTTTGGGCGTCGCCCGTGTCCGATGATGTATTTATGTTGGGTGCATACAAAATTAACACAATCGGACAGGCTCTTTCTGCATTAAGTATTGGAGTTGTCCGTCTGAATTTTACGCCTTTAAATGTTGAGGAAAGTCCATTTTCTGAGCAGGAGATCGAGGAGCGTTTTCCTGAGTTTATGGACTTTGGTCGCGAGGTGTACGTTGTGAGAAATGGCAGGTTGTTCGTGCTCGCAGTGGATGCTGAGGCAGAGGTTTCGATACATCACGTGGGCTTCGTTCATCAAGGCGAAGATGGGGGCGAGGTTGTTCTGGAATGGCGTGACCAGTCGGAAGGTACTAAACGAATAATTGCCATACTTCCGTGGTTGTGGTTAGCTGCGAATCATCCGGAACCTCCGATTTTGCTCATCGATGAGCTTGATCAAAGTCTGCATACACAAGTGGTACAACAGATTATTCAAGGATATCTTGATTCATGCACGAAGGATACCCGTGCACAATTGATTTTCACTGCTCACGACCTATTATTGATGGACTTGGATTATTTCCGACGAGATGAGATCTGGATTGTGGAGAAAGATCTGCAAGGTGAGTCACGGCTTATTGGGCTAAATGAGTATCGTGGTTTGAGGAACGATAAGGATATCCGGAAGAGTTATTTGCAAGGCCGGTTCGGCGGCGTCCCGCATATTTCTGGATTTCAGCTAGCGGAGCAATTTTCGGCTCTAGGCGGTGAATAG
- the deoC gene encoding deoxyribose-phosphate aldolase, giving the protein MTTRADVAAMIDHTLLKPEATHAQVAELAAEAERLGTFSICVSPSMLPVAVPEGVAVATVVGFPSGAVHPSIKAAEAAQAISQGADEVDMVINLALAKEGRWDDLRDEIAEIKQACGNALLKVIIESAALTDAEIVACCRAAEAAGADFVKTSTGFHPAGGASVHAVKLMSETVGGRLGVKASGGIRTPEAALAMIEAGATRLGLSASAAILDGLPDEESAQ; this is encoded by the coding sequence ATGACCACTCGCGCGGACGTCGCCGCTATGATCGATCACACCCTGCTCAAGCCGGAAGCGACCCACGCCCAAGTTGCCGAACTCGCCGCAGAAGCAGAGCGGCTAGGCACGTTTTCAATCTGTGTTTCCCCGTCGATGCTGCCGGTCGCGGTACCGGAGGGCGTGGCGGTGGCCACCGTCGTCGGATTCCCGTCCGGCGCCGTGCACCCATCGATCAAGGCGGCGGAGGCGGCCCAGGCAATCAGCCAGGGCGCGGACGAGGTCGATATGGTGATCAACCTCGCGCTGGCCAAGGAAGGTCGCTGGGATGACCTCCGCGATGAAATCGCCGAGATCAAACAAGCATGCGGAAATGCCCTCCTCAAAGTTATTATCGAATCCGCTGCGCTTACCGACGCTGAAATCGTCGCGTGTTGCCGTGCCGCCGAGGCCGCGGGCGCAGACTTTGTAAAGACCTCCACCGGATTCCACCCAGCCGGCGGCGCCTCCGTACATGCCGTCAAACTCATGAGCGAAACTGTGGGCGGGCGCCTAGGCGTCAAGGCCTCCGGAGGCATCCGCACCCCCGAAGCCGCGCTCGCCATGATCGAAGCTGGCGCCACCCGCCTCGGCCTCTCCGCTTCCGCCGCCATTCTCGACGGCCTTCCCGACGAAGAAAGTGCACAATGA
- a CDS encoding ADP-ribosylglycohydrolase family protein has protein sequence MVSALDRAQGVLYGQAIGDNLGASVEFRSPEAIKEMYPDGIRELQDGGAHNIIAGQPTDDTEMALVLAHSIVRNDGYDVDDVREAYRKWARSEPVDIGATVSSALLRDRLDETSQANGALMRVSPLGIFASRFSEAEARELAVKDCLITHPHHICQEVNQAYVVAIAAAIRDELSAEEVLELLAADPSAVVRELVAAARAGGKRDLMFRMKSAKNAFFQAVWELAHGDSFEDAVVHAISLGGDTDSNGAVCGSLLGAVYGVDAIPERWRKVVDACEPGPGTLNPRSEEYWPRDLSKLAEQLLG, from the coding sequence ATGGTCTCTGCATTAGATCGCGCCCAAGGCGTGTTGTATGGGCAGGCAATTGGCGATAATTTGGGCGCTTCGGTGGAGTTTCGGTCACCGGAGGCAATTAAGGAGATGTATCCGGACGGGATTCGGGAGTTACAGGACGGCGGTGCGCACAATATCATTGCGGGTCAGCCGACGGACGACACGGAAATGGCGCTGGTATTGGCGCACAGTATCGTGCGAAACGACGGGTATGACGTTGATGACGTGCGGGAAGCGTATCGCAAGTGGGCACGGTCGGAACCCGTTGATATTGGGGCAACGGTATCCAGCGCGCTGCTTCGGGACCGCCTTGATGAAACGAGTCAGGCCAACGGTGCGTTGATGCGGGTGAGCCCGCTCGGCATTTTCGCTTCCCGTTTTTCTGAGGCGGAGGCCCGCGAATTAGCGGTTAAGGATTGTCTGATTACGCACCCGCACCATATTTGCCAGGAAGTGAATCAGGCGTATGTTGTTGCGATTGCAGCCGCGATCCGTGACGAGCTTTCCGCGGAGGAAGTATTGGAGTTGCTGGCTGCTGATCCGAGCGCCGTTGTTCGCGAGCTTGTGGCTGCGGCGCGCGCGGGTGGGAAGCGCGACTTGATGTTTAGAATGAAGTCCGCCAAGAATGCGTTTTTCCAGGCGGTTTGGGAGCTTGCCCACGGCGATAGCTTTGAGGACGCCGTGGTGCACGCGATCAGCTTGGGCGGCGACACCGATTCGAACGGTGCGGTCTGTGGATCATTGTTGGGCGCAGTGTATGGGGTGGATGCCATCCCAGAGCGCTGGCGGAAGGTTGTGGATGCCTGCGAGCCTGGCCCCGGGACGCTGAATCCTCGAAGCGAGGAATACTGGCCGCGGGACCTTTCCAAGTTGGCCGAACAATTGCTCGGTTAG